From one Pseudomonas sp. S35 genomic stretch:
- a CDS encoding PilZ domain-containing protein, translating into MSTLDEEERREYYRIDDMIALQIKSLSAPEAASKEVLLDDSPLFNLLSELHLSEFEAQHLLRQLSEKDRTLAAFLRVQNKRVDLLSQIMARGLLDEVGAPQPVIISEGGIDFQHPAPLAVGAHLAVKLVLMPQALGLLLRARVTHCDPKGDGFDVGTEFEAMTDAQRQLLARYILQKQAQERRLAREQSDDL; encoded by the coding sequence ATGTCGACATTAGATGAAGAAGAGCGCCGCGAATACTACCGTATCGACGACATGATCGCACTCCAAATCAAAAGCCTGTCTGCCCCCGAAGCGGCGAGCAAGGAAGTGTTGCTGGATGATTCGCCACTGTTCAATCTGCTCAGCGAACTGCACCTCAGCGAATTCGAAGCCCAGCATTTGTTGCGCCAGCTCAGCGAAAAGGACCGCACCCTCGCTGCCTTCCTGCGCGTGCAGAACAAACGCGTGGATCTACTCAGCCAAATCATGGCCCGTGGCCTGCTGGACGAAGTCGGCGCCCCACAGCCGGTGATCATTTCCGAAGGCGGCATCGACTTCCAACACCCTGCCCCACTGGCCGTCGGCGCCCACCTTGCGGTCAAGCTGGTGCTGATGCCACAGGCGCTCGGCCTGCTGCTGCGGGCACGCGTCACCCATTGCGATCCCAAGGGCGATGGCTTTGACGTGGGCACGGAATTCGAAGCCATGACCGATGCCCAACGCCAACTGCTGGCGCGCTACATCCTGCAGAAACAGGCCCAGGAACGCCGCCTGGCGCGAGAACAAAGCGACGACCTCTGA